The following proteins come from a genomic window of Venturia canescens isolate UGA chromosome 4, ASM1945775v1, whole genome shotgun sequence:
- the LOC122408786 gene encoding uncharacterized protein isoform X2 — MNDTSRNYNFDNAEEHNERQHDLKEVPRSPTKIKVSFDVGWQKKGSGRSYNSSTGHGIAIGSLSGKVVGYATRNKRCVLCQKGHNRTDHDCRVNHSGSSKSMEPKIVVEIITKNPMLKEERVQISTIIGDDDSSTIANVRREAEHRIEKESDINHATCTLSKDMWSIRIPSQVIAYMKYCFGCVLKKNKNNVENVRAGLLTIIPHAFDDHDNCSRTWCKYKDDPAKFKHKLLPGGKGLTDPQMKATLITIFNKFVANAEKLAPCGSTQANEAFHTIVASKAPKSRHYGGSESNDFRVAAAVCQKNYGTGYVVNIHKQLDISPGKNTEEFRKKKTRSGKP; from the exons ATGAACGATACATCGAGAAACTACAA TTTCGACAATGCGGAAGAGCATAATGAAAGGCAACATGATCTGAAAGAAGTTCCACGTTCTCCAACGAAGATAAAAGTTTCGTTTGATGTCGGTTGGCAAAAAAAAGGGTCCGGTCGCTCTTACAATAGCTCCACAG GACACGGAATTGCAATTGGGTCTTTGAGCGGCAAGGTTGTGGGATACGCTACACGAAATAAACGCTGCGTTCTTTGTCAAAAAGGGCATAATCGGACTGATCACGATTGTAGAGTGAATCACTCAGGCAGTTCTAAATCGATGGAGCCAAAAATAGTAGTTGAAATTATTACTAAAAATCCGATGTTGAAAGAAGAGCGTGTTCAAATTAGCACAATTATTGGGGACGATGATTCGTCTACTATTGCCAATGTACGACGTGAAGCGGAACATCGCATCGAAAAAGAATCGGATATAAATCATGCGACGTGCACTCTCTCTAAAGATATGTGGAGTATACGAATTCCCAGTCAAGTCATCGCTTATATGAAATATTGTTTCGGTtgcgtattaaaaaaaaataagaacaaCGTTGAAAATGTGAGAGCGGGTCTTCTTACAATTATTCCGCATGCTTTTGATGATCACGACAACTGTAGCAGAACATGGTGCAAGTACAAAGATGATCCGGCTAAGTTCAAACACAAGTTGTTACCGGGAGGAAAAGGTCTTACAGATCCGCAAATGAAGGCCACGCTAATAACGATCTTCAACAAATTCGTCGCCAATGCCGAAAAACTCGCACCATGTGGCTCCACCCAAGCTAACGAAGCTTTTCATACAATTGTCGCGAGTAAAGCTCCAAAATCTCGACATTACGGAGGATCTGAATCGAATGATTTTCGTGTTGCTGCTGCCGTTTGCCAGAAAAATTATGGAACTGGTTACGTCGTTAATATCCACAAGCAACTTGACATCTCTCCAGGGAAGAATACtgaagaatttcgaaaaaaaaagacgagaaGCGGAAAGCcatga